In the Burkholderiales bacterium genome, one interval contains:
- a CDS encoding type II toxin-antitoxin system prevent-host-death family antitoxin: MKVPIREMKNRLAKYLRLAQAGMDVIVTDRGRPIARLTAVEVSPEHAEAAYLRRIRALPWVRPGRRGKVKGAKRPIRLNPGGQT; encoded by the coding sequence GTGAAAGTCCCGATCCGCGAAATGAAGAATCGGCTGGCGAAGTACCTGCGGCTGGCGCAGGCGGGCATGGACGTGATCGTCACCGACCGCGGGCGGCCGATCGCGCGGCTCACCGCCGTCGAGGTGTCGCCCGAACACGCGGAGGCCGCATACCTGCGGCGAATCCGCGCGCTGCCTTGGGTGCGGCCGGGCAGGCGCGGCAAGGTGAAGGGTGCGAAGCGCCCGATCCGCCTGAATCCGGGTGGCCAGACGTAA
- a CDS encoding AbrB/MazE/SpoVT family DNA-binding domain-containing protein yields MKIKITTVGNSAGIVLPKALLARLHLAKGDVLYATELPDGIKLSPYDPRIARQMEVAERVMRKRRTLLRKLAES; encoded by the coding sequence ATGAAGATCAAGATCACCACCGTCGGCAATTCGGCCGGGATCGTGCTGCCGAAGGCGCTGCTTGCGCGGCTGCACCTCGCCAAGGGCGACGTGCTCTACGCGACCGAGCTTCCCGACGGCATCAAGCTCTCGCCCTACGATCCGCGCATCGCCCGGCAGATGGAGGTCGCCGAGCGCGTAATGCGCAAGCGCCGCACGCTCCTTCGCAAGCTCGCCGAGAGC